A stretch of the Malus sylvestris chromosome 10, drMalSylv7.2, whole genome shotgun sequence genome encodes the following:
- the LOC126585114 gene encoding uncharacterized protein LOC126585114 codes for MDNNNNLNAAQEPKGKRRKWEAFEEEALLSVLEDFVARRQRCDTGAFKQGTLIEVAKAVNVLCPNSNIKATPHIESKLKKWKKTYSLILDMINTSGFAWNDVKKCIEVDSHDAWQTYVQKNKEADGWRSKPFPLYHRFAYIFGKDRATGNVAETPAKMVEEQSHNQVDASDLGVENDVSPVNEQSQQSNQSTNSQRKRKRTTGSSSDGTEAIINGLKEFYVESGKRMQMVIEAIIQGTADYSDIANELKAMGLSPMDQIDGLTLILEKPQNVGVFRSIDSELKKVFVQRLLRDKASG; via the exons ATGGATAACAACAATAATTTGAATGCTGctcaagagccaaaaggaaagaggcgtaaatgggaagcatttgaggaagaagcATTATTATCTgttcttgaggattttgttgctcgAAGGCAACGGTGTGACACAggtgctttcaaacaaggtactttgATTGAAGTAGCAAAAGCTGTCAATGTGTTATGTCccaattcaaatataaaagcaactccacatattgagtcaaagttgaagaaatggaaaaaaacatatagtttGATCCTTGACATGATAAACACGagtggatttgcatggaatgatgtcaaaaagtgcATTGAAGTTGACAGTCATGACGCATGGCAAACTTATGTGCAg aaaaataaagaagctgatggatggagaagcaaaccttttccactgtatcatagatttgcatatatatttggaaaggatcgggctacgggtaatgtagccgaaacccctgctaaaatggtggaggaacaaagtcatAATCAGGTTGATGCAAGTGATCTTGGAGTTGAAAATGATGTTTCTCCAGTGAACGaacaaagccaacaaagcaACCAGTCTACaaatagccaaagaaagaggaaaagaactacgggaagttcaagtgatggaacTGAGGCAATTATCAATGGATTGAAAGaattttatgttgaaagtgggaaAAGGATGCAAATGGTAATTGAAGCTATAATTCAAGGTACCGCAGATTATAGTGACATAGCTAACGAACTTAAAGCAATGGGTCTTtctcctatggatcaaattgatggaTTAACTCTTATTTTGGAAAAACCAcaaaatgtgggagtgttcaggTCAATAGATTCagaactcaagaaagtgttcgtccaaaggcttttaagAGACAAAGCAAGCGGATGA